AACACCAAGAACTATTTACAGAGATATAGAAACAATACAGGCAGCAGGAGTACCAATAGTTACTTATACTGGAACTAATGGAGGAATTGGCATTTTAGAAAACTATAAAATTGATAAAAATTTTTTACTAAAGAGGATATGATTACTATTATGACAGGATTGGGAAGCATTTCCTCATCAGTGACCAATAGTGGACTAAATAAAGTACTCACAAAGCTTCAGAGCCTTATTCCTGAAGACCATACACAGGAAATAAAATTAAAATCTGGACAGGTAGTAATCGATTTAACCACATGGAGTGGAAATAAAAA
Above is a window of Fusobacterium varium DNA encoding:
- a CDS encoding HTH domain, giving the protein MKIDRLLSIIMVLIEQNKISASKLAEMFEVTPRTIYRDIETIQAAGVPIVTYTGTNGGIGILENYKIDKNFLLKRI